One genomic window of Actinomycetota bacterium includes the following:
- a CDS encoding DUF349 domain-containing protein, with protein sequence MTEHGPGAIPTPALLRRPKPAAESAPPASDPSKFGRVEADGTVVLLAPEGEIVVGQWVAGPPAEGLAFFGRKYDDLVVELDLTAQRLVDARATADQSTTALTHVRDAIAAHAYVGDTAALLQKLAMLEEAISNAKAAASAARAAQKTEALAVREALAVEAESLASSTAWKTTSERFTSMIDDWKALPRMDRNSEQEVWKRISGGRATFDKRRRTHFAEVEVQRKDATSRKRELIASAEALATSTDWAATSRKLRDLMQDWKTAPRTSKRDEDKLWKRFKAAQDAFYEARTAAETAVEAELKINVPAKDALIVEAEALPVTDLKLAKQSLRSIQDRWDKLGDVPKPDRDRLEGRLKKVEESIRQAEAKAWKKSNPEARARAESTANAFADGLAKLEAQLAAAKQAGKAADAARLQASVDSTKALLNAASSAAQEFSS encoded by the coding sequence ATGACCGAGCACGGCCCCGGCGCGATACCAACGCCAGCGCTACTGCGACGTCCAAAACCGGCCGCAGAGTCAGCGCCACCGGCAAGTGACCCGAGCAAGTTTGGGCGCGTTGAGGCCGATGGAACAGTTGTGCTGCTGGCCCCCGAGGGCGAAATTGTGGTGGGCCAGTGGGTTGCTGGTCCTCCAGCCGAGGGCTTGGCCTTCTTCGGCCGCAAATATGACGATCTTGTGGTGGAACTGGATCTCACCGCGCAGCGCTTGGTTGATGCGCGTGCCACTGCCGACCAATCCACAACCGCACTCACGCATGTTCGTGACGCAATTGCCGCGCATGCGTATGTAGGCGATACCGCAGCTCTGCTCCAGAAGCTTGCGATGCTCGAAGAGGCGATCTCGAATGCCAAGGCGGCAGCCTCGGCCGCCCGCGCGGCACAGAAGACCGAAGCCCTCGCAGTTCGCGAAGCCCTGGCAGTTGAAGCCGAATCCCTTGCTTCCAGCACGGCTTGGAAAACCACGAGTGAGCGCTTCACCAGCATGATCGATGACTGGAAAGCCCTCCCCCGCATGGATCGCAATTCTGAGCAGGAAGTGTGGAAGCGCATCAGCGGAGGGCGCGCCACCTTCGACAAGCGGCGCCGCACACACTTCGCCGAAGTTGAGGTACAGCGAAAGGACGCCACTTCGCGCAAGCGCGAGCTCATTGCCTCAGCTGAAGCACTCGCGACTTCAACTGACTGGGCCGCTACCTCGCGCAAGCTTCGCGATCTGATGCAGGACTGGAAGACCGCTCCGCGTACCTCCAAACGCGACGAGGACAAGCTCTGGAAGCGATTCAAGGCGGCGCAAGATGCCTTCTATGAGGCGCGCACCGCAGCCGAAACTGCAGTGGAAGCAGAGCTCAAGATCAATGTTCCCGCCAAGGATGCCCTGATAGTTGAGGCTGAGGCTCTGCCAGTAACCGACCTCAAATTGGCCAAGCAGTCGCTGCGGTCGATCCAGGATCGCTGGGACAAGCTTGGTGATGTTCCCAAGCCTGATCGCGATCGCCTTGAAGGCCGTCTGAAGAAGGTCGAAGAATCCATTCGCCAAGCAGAGGCGAAGGCTTGGAAGAAGAGCAATCCCGAGGCTCGAGCGCGCGCGGAGTCCACTGCCAATGCTTTCGCTGACGGCCTGGCAAAACTTGAGGCGCAACTCGCAGCAGCGAAGCAAGCTGGCAAGGCCGCCGATGCGGCACGACTCCAGGCTTCAGTCGACTCGACCAAGGCATTGCTGAACGCTGCTTCTTCAGCGGCTCAGGAGTTCAGTAGTTAG
- a CDS encoding bifunctional (p)ppGpp synthetase/guanosine-3',5'-bis(diphosphate) 3'-pyrophosphohydrolase, translating into MFGGPRRQHPELDRLIRTLRKYHPKVDARLVERAYETAAYLHREQRRHSGDAYITHPVAVAEILADLGMGGTTLAAALLHDTVEDTGYSLDSLREDFGDEVATLVDGVTKLDKVKYGDASTSETVRKMVVAMARDIRVLMIKLADRLHNMRTLQWMSEDKQQAKARETLEIYAPLAHRLGINTVKWELEDLAFATLYPKMYDEIVRLVGQRSPQRDLYVDEVITDIEADLRQSKIKGTVTGRPKHYYSVYQKMIVRGRDFADIYDLIGVRILVESVRDCYSVLGIIHAKWSPMPGRFKDFIAMPKFNMYQSLHTTVIGPGGKPVELQIRTLEMHQGAEFGVAAHWRYKQGDQSNKQSPDEFAWLRQLVEWQRETEDPDEFMDQLRYDLGSSEVFVFTPKGDVIALPTGATPVDFAYTVHTEVGHRCVGARVNGKLVPLESTLNNGDVIEIFTSKAEGAGPSRDWLSYVASARAKSKIKAWFSRERRDEAIEQGKDAIVRAMRKQGLPLQRLMTTQALHAIALDLHHTDVSGLYAAVGENKVSAASVVQRLVESVGGVEEADDDAAETLTPARAQRRDTRSASDVGVIVLGTNDVWVKLAKCCTPVPGDEIIGFVTRGNGVSVHRNDCVNVPELEREPDRMVAVAWSPTASSVFLVNIQVEALDRARLLSDVTRALSDTHVNILSASVTTTRDRIAMSRFTFEMADPKHLGSVLKAVRNVEGVYDAYRV; encoded by the coding sequence CGGCATGGGTGGCACCACATTGGCTGCTGCGCTCTTGCACGACACCGTTGAGGACACTGGGTACTCACTGGATTCCCTGCGCGAAGATTTTGGCGATGAGGTCGCGACTCTCGTCGACGGTGTGACCAAGCTCGACAAGGTCAAATACGGAGACGCATCGACCTCTGAGACCGTGCGAAAGATGGTCGTGGCGATGGCTCGCGATATCCGCGTGCTCATGATCAAACTGGCAGATCGACTGCACAACATGCGCACTTTGCAGTGGATGAGTGAAGACAAGCAGCAAGCCAAGGCTCGCGAGACTCTCGAGATCTACGCGCCGCTTGCCCACCGTCTAGGCATCAACACTGTGAAGTGGGAGTTGGAGGATCTGGCCTTTGCCACTCTCTACCCGAAAATGTACGACGAAATCGTGCGACTGGTAGGCCAGCGATCGCCTCAAAGAGATCTTTACGTCGACGAAGTCATCACTGACATAGAAGCTGATCTTCGACAGAGCAAGATCAAAGGAACGGTCACTGGCCGACCAAAGCACTACTACTCCGTGTACCAGAAGATGATTGTGCGCGGACGCGACTTCGCAGACATCTACGACCTCATCGGCGTTCGAATCCTGGTCGAATCTGTGCGCGATTGCTACAGCGTGCTTGGCATCATCCATGCGAAGTGGAGTCCGATGCCGGGCCGCTTCAAGGATTTCATCGCCATGCCGAAATTCAACATGTACCAATCGCTGCACACCACCGTGATCGGCCCAGGTGGCAAGCCAGTCGAGCTGCAGATTCGAACTCTCGAGATGCATCAGGGTGCTGAATTCGGTGTCGCGGCACACTGGCGTTACAAGCAGGGCGATCAGTCCAACAAGCAGAGTCCAGATGAGTTTGCCTGGCTGCGCCAACTTGTTGAATGGCAGCGCGAGACTGAAGATCCTGACGAGTTCATGGATCAACTTCGCTATGACCTTGGATCCTCCGAGGTATTCGTGTTCACACCCAAGGGCGATGTCATCGCTTTACCCACCGGTGCCACACCTGTCGACTTTGCGTACACCGTGCACACCGAAGTTGGTCACCGATGTGTTGGTGCCCGTGTCAACGGCAAGTTGGTGCCTCTCGAATCGACGCTGAATAACGGCGATGTCATTGAGATCTTCACATCCAAGGCGGAGGGCGCCGGGCCAAGTCGCGACTGGTTGTCGTATGTGGCCTCGGCCAGAGCCAAGAGCAAAATCAAGGCCTGGTTCTCGCGTGAGCGACGAGATGAGGCCATCGAGCAGGGCAAGGATGCCATTGTGCGTGCCATGCGCAAGCAGGGTTTGCCGCTGCAGCGCTTGATGACGACTCAAGCTTTGCATGCCATCGCCTTGGATCTTCACCACACAGATGTCTCCGGGCTGTATGCCGCCGTTGGTGAGAATAAGGTCAGTGCAGCGTCGGTCGTGCAGCGCTTGGTCGAGTCTGTTGGCGGGGTCGAAGAGGCTGACGACGATGCGGCAGAAACGCTAACCCCGGCCCGTGCGCAGCGCAGAGATACTCGAAGTGCTTCCGATGTTGGCGTCATCGTGCTCGGAACTAACGATGTCTGGGTCAAGCTTGCAAAGTGCTGCACCCCGGTTCCCGGTGACGAAATCATCGGTTTTGTCACTCGCGGCAATGGAGTGTCAGTCCACCGCAATGACTGCGTCAACGTCCCTGAACTTGAACGCGAACCTGATCGAATGGTGGCCGTTGCCTGGTCACCAACGGCAAGCAGTGTCTTCCTCGTGAACATTCAAGTCGAGGCCTTGGATCGTGCCCGACTCTTGTCGGATGTGACGCGAGCACTGTCAGACACCCACGTCAACATTCTCAGCGCCTCAGTCACGACCACACGTGATCGCATCGCGATGTCGCGCTTCACCTTTGAAATGGCTGACCCGAAGCATCTTGGATCAGTATTGAAGGCCGTTCGAAATGTCGAAGGCGTCTACGACGCATATCGCGTGTAG